From the genome of Scytonema hofmannii PCC 7110, one region includes:
- a CDS encoding sigma-70 family RNA polymerase sigma factor — protein MQRNIKLYEAMHEEFSQLLTQKDKILKIAYFWRTVALDEPQLLADWEPRNKTQLACEHLASYFEEKCYWTAKDLCNGESDSWEEYFFMARLLIYNPLKLSEILAKYNNSYNANLETYVSQILINTVKFSAEVNRFSRWRLLYKKSDKELKEALKVLGIVDPELTQIIFSRKYFKQVYLMNKVKNPARSTGKKWVAPDEEDFSKSAQCYNVEKALPTTPHEVFANSSNVTAKQIKDWMEICIKSLENYPKSILPKFSLDALQSDGFEARSESQTEIVNVEWQGILANEDIRDSRDYLVKKVNSVLSEKLQAMKPDNQKILLLYYGFGLNQKQLAARLKINQSTISRYLTKSTIQLLETLAGVSQSQQWVKQYVEKWLCREYKAPVHSDLVQAALVSAIKKLTSEEREIFQLYYGQKIDKIKIAEQLNVKIDEITKRLNQAQNQLQENLMQEINIWIKEYLEKWLSKYYQSLVKSVLKTVSNSGNQEVDIEEKISLLETYIQNQY, from the coding sequence TTGCAACGTAATATAAAGTTATATGAAGCAATGCATGAAGAATTTTCTCAGTTATTGACTCAAAAAGATAAAATTCTCAAAATCGCCTATTTTTGGCGAACAGTAGCGCTAGACGAACCACAATTATTGGCAGATTGGGAGCCAAGAAATAAAACACAACTTGCTTGCGAACATTTAGCAAGTTACTTTGAAGAAAAATGCTATTGGACTGCTAAAGATTTATGTAATGGTGAAAGCGATTCTTGGGAAGAATATTTTTTTATGGCAAGATTGCTAATTTATAATCCGTTAAAATTAAGCGAGATTTTAGCTAAGTATAATAATTCTTACAATGCAAATTTAGAAACATATGTTAGTCAAATATTAATAAATACTGTCAAATTTTCAGCAGAAGTCAATCGATTTTCACGATGGCGATTGCTATATAAAAAGAGTGATAAAGAATTGAAAGAAGCGCTAAAAGTATTGGGAATTGTAGATCCAGAACTTACACAAATTATTTTTTCTAGAAAATATTTTAAACAAGTTTATTTAATGAACAAAGTTAAAAATCCAGCAAGAAGTACAGGGAAAAAATGGGTAGCTCCTGATGAAGAAGATTTTTCAAAATCTGCACAGTGCTATAACGTGGAAAAGGCACTCCCCACAACACCCCATGAAGTATTTGCTAATTCCAGTAATGTCACTGCTAAACAAATTAAAGATTGGATGGAGATTTGCATTAAATCTTTAGAAAATTATCCAAAATCAATTTTACCAAAATTTTCACTTGATGCCTTACAGTCTGATGGATTTGAAGCTAGATCGGAGTCTCAGACTGAGATTGTGAACGTTGAATGGCAAGGAATATTAGCTAACGAAGACATAAGAGATAGCCGAGATTATCTTGTAAAGAAAGTTAACTCAGTTTTATCTGAGAAACTGCAAGCAATGAAACCAGACAATCAGAAAATTTTGCTATTATATTATGGTTTTGGACTCAATCAAAAACAGCTAGCAGCTAGATTGAAAATTAATCAAAGTACAATTTCTCGTTATTTGACAAAATCCACAATCCAATTATTGGAAACTTTAGCAGGGGTTTCTCAATCCCAACAATGGGTTAAACAATATGTAGAAAAATGGCTGTGTAGAGAATATAAAGCTCCCGTACATTCAGATTTAGTTCAAGCAGCTTTGGTATCAGCTATCAAGAAATTAACAAGTGAAGAACGCGAAATTTTCCAGCTTTATTACGGACAAAAAATAGATAAAATTAAAATTGCCGAGCAATTAAATGTTAAGATTGATGAAATAACTAAAAGACTTAACCAAGCCCAAAATCAGTTACAAGAGAATTTAATGCAAGAGATAAATATTTGGATTAAAGAATATTTAGAGAAGTGGTTGAGTAAATACTACCAATCTCTAGTGAAATCAGTTTTAAAAACTGTGTCGAATTCTGGGAATCAAGAAGTGGATATAGAAGAAAAGATTTCCTTGCTGGAGACATACATTCAAAATCAATACTAA